The genomic window AAAATCGTATCGCGCTCGTACCGGCGGGTGCGGAGCAGCTCGTTGCGGGTGGCCACTCCGTGTTGGTCGAACAGGGCGCCGGACTCGGAAGCGGATTCGCGGACGAGATGTACACGACGGTCGGAGCGAAGATCGCCCCCGACGCCGCGACGGTGTGGCGTGACAGCGAGATGATCATGAAGGTGAAAGAGCCGATCGAGAAGGAATGGCCGCACATGCGCCAGGGTCAGCTCATTTTCACCTACTTTCACTTCGCGGCTGACGAGAAGCTGACGCAGGCCCACATCAAGAGCGGCGCGACGTGCGTGGCGTACGAGACCGTGGAGCTGCCGTCGCGAGAGCTCCCACTGCTCACCCCGATGTCCGAGGTCGCGGGACGCATGGCGGTGCAGGCCGGCGCGACGCACCTCGAGAAGAGCAAGGGCGGCATGGGGGTGCTG from Gemmatimonadaceae bacterium includes these protein-coding regions:
- a CDS encoding alanine dehydrogenase gives rise to the protein MKIGVPKEIKTNENRIALVPAGAEQLVAGGHSVLVEQGAGLGSGFADEMYTTVGAKIAPDAATVWRDSEMIMKVKEPIEKEWPHMRQGQLIFTYFHFAADEKLTQAHIKSGATCVAYETVELPSRELPLLTPMSEVAGRMAVQAGATHLEKSKGGMGVLLGGVPGVAPAQVTILGGGVVGTHALQVAVGMGAQVHVLDKNIDRLRALDLVFGNR